A single Blastopirellula retiformator DNA region contains:
- a CDS encoding carboxypeptidase-like regulatory domain-containing protein → MQATTSHPIGYWLIVGLLAFSFGCSGDSIDPEYKPVTGTVTLDGQPLANAQVSFVPFEAGSSGAGFTDQDGVYRLYYAARRPGAKMGENKVFITKEKPLTSKRGEFSRMSESDLELLPARYNRRTELTANVTDQTNVIDFELKSK, encoded by the coding sequence ATGCAAGCGACAACATCGCATCCGATCGGATACTGGCTGATCGTAGGCCTACTGGCTTTCAGCTTCGGCTGCAGCGGAGATTCGATCGATCCTGAGTACAAGCCGGTCACGGGAACGGTGACTTTGGATGGCCAGCCGCTGGCAAACGCTCAAGTTTCGTTCGTCCCTTTCGAAGCGGGAAGCTCCGGCGCTGGTTTCACCGACCAGGACGGCGTCTACCGCCTATACTACGCCGCTCGCCGTCCCGGCGCAAAAATGGGCGAGAACAAGGTTTTCATCACCAAAGAGAAACCGCTGACTAGCAAACGGGGCGAGTTTAGCCGAATGAGCGAATCCGATCTCGAACTACTGCCAGCCCGTTACAACCGCCGGACGGAGCTAACGGCAAACGTTACGGATCAAACGAACGTGATCGACTTTGAGTTGAAGTCGAAATAG
- a CDS encoding DUF1559 domain-containing protein, producing MPRKGFTLVELLVVIAIIGVLIALLLPAVQQAREAARRMQCTNNLKQVMLATHNFESTYGHIVPGTQRGDGTGTPDLAAHWGWGAFLLPFIEQSAMYDQLDLNNLQDPTNHLRSAIGDATKLAVIQTPIDGYRCPSSTMPILNEGCDEDGANIRALLASTGGSDVPAASSSYVGNSGHRNLPRWDRTYGTGTMVPVGEYSYTPRKPLRFADVVDGLSNTFFFGERAWALRANDGSQVIAGAATWAGARSLYEQAADATANQVHTGSLSSARARINEAPGGSYDYSRRSFSSQHPGGANFALGDGSVRFVPETIEHTVQTWPATEGQCTFDYLLHRADGQAVELP from the coding sequence ATGCCTCGCAAAGGTTTCACGCTAGTCGAACTACTGGTCGTCATTGCGATCATCGGCGTTTTGATCGCCTTGTTATTGCCAGCCGTGCAACAAGCCCGCGAGGCAGCTCGCCGGATGCAATGCACCAACAACTTGAAGCAAGTCATGTTGGCGACCCACAACTTTGAGAGTACCTACGGGCATATCGTCCCTGGTACGCAGCGCGGCGACGGTACTGGCACGCCCGACCTGGCGGCGCACTGGGGATGGGGAGCGTTTCTGCTTCCCTTCATTGAGCAATCGGCGATGTACGATCAGCTCGATCTGAACAACCTGCAAGACCCGACCAATCATCTCCGCTCGGCCATCGGCGACGCGACGAAACTCGCCGTGATTCAAACGCCGATCGACGGCTATCGCTGTCCCAGTTCGACGATGCCAATCCTCAACGAAGGCTGCGACGAGGATGGCGCCAACATTCGCGCCTTGCTGGCGTCGACCGGCGGATCGGACGTTCCCGCCGCATCCAGTTCGTATGTCGGCAACTCGGGACACCGCAACTTGCCGCGGTGGGATCGCACTTATGGAACCGGGACGATGGTTCCGGTGGGCGAATATTCCTACACGCCGCGCAAGCCGCTTCGCTTCGCCGATGTTGTTGACGGACTTTCCAACACCTTCTTTTTTGGCGAGCGGGCGTGGGCGCTGCGGGCCAACGACGGTTCGCAGGTGATTGCCGGCGCAGCGACCTGGGCCGGGGCGCGATCGTTGTACGAGCAAGCCGCCGACGCCACCGCCAACCAGGTTCATACCGGATCACTATCGAGCGCTCGCGCTCGCATCAACGAAGCTCCCGGCGGCAGCTACGACTACTCGCGTCGCTCCTTCAGCAGCCAACATCCCGGCGGAGCCAACTTCGCCCTGGGAGACGGCTCGGTCCGTTTCGTACCGGAGACGATCGAACATACCGTGCAAACCTGGCCCGCGACGGAAGGCCAGTGCACCTTCGACTATCTCCTGCATCGCGCCGACGGCCAAGCCGTTGAGTTGCCGTAG